From Paenibacillus sp. PL2-23:
TTCCTTACTCAAGATATTAAGAGCAACGTGGTGGCGGCGAACCTGAAGGGCATCTCCAGCAGGGGCGTCATCAATGAGAATGAAGAGGTCATTATCGCGAACGAATACAAGGGCTCGATGCACGTGAAGGCTCCTTCCGTTGAGCAGATCGTTGGCAAGCTGAGCGGCGGCAATCAGCAGAAGGTGTCCATCGGCAAGTGGCTGTTCGTTGGACCGAAGCTGCTCATCCTGGATGAGCCGACGCGCGGCATCGACGTCGGAGCCAAGTTCGAGATTTACACGATCATGAACAAGCTGATCAGAGAAGGCATGAGCATCATCATGATCTCGTCGGAGCTCCCGGAAGTGCTCGGCATGAGCGACCGCGTGTACGTTATGGCCGAAGGCGCGTTGAGAGGCGAGTTGCCGATCGAAGAGGCTACCCAAGAAAACATTATGCAGCTTGCAACGCAATAGGAGGAAGACCGATGAATCTACTCAACGAAGCGAAATCGCTTGTTAAAGTGAATATCCGCGAATACGGCATGTATATCGCCCTGTTCGTTATTATGCTGACCTTCACTATCATGACGAACGGACTGTTCATGTCCTCCCGCAATATTAGTAACCTTCTTGACCAAACAGGCTATATCGCCGTGCTTGCCGTCGGCATGACGCTAGTTATCGTCATCCGCCAGATCGACCTGTCGGTTGGCTTCGCAGCCGGCTTCCTGGGCGCTATCGCCGCTATCCTGCTGTCGCAGGCCGGCGTGCCGTTCTATCTCACCATTCCCATCATTCTTGTGCTGGGCATCATCGTTGGTCTGTTCAACGGCGTGCTCGTCGCGAAGATCGGCATTCCATCCTTCGTCGCGTCCCTCGCGGGCATGCTGATCTTCCGCGGCGCGCTGCTGCAGGTAACGGAGAAGACGGGCACCATTATTGTCAGAGATGAGCACTTCAACGCGATCGGCAACGGGTTTATCCCCTCTATCGCCGTAGTGGGCGGTCTGCATCTGCTGTCCCTGCTGGTTGGTCTTGCGGCAATTGGGCTGTACATCTACAGCGAGATCAAGAAACGCAGGAACAAGCAGAAGTACCATTTCGAAGTGGTATCCTCGGGTATTTTCGCGCTGCAATTACTATTTGTATCGGGTATTATCGGCTATTTCACCTGGGTGCTGGCGGGCTACAACGGCTTCTCCTGGACGGTTGTCATTATGCTGGCGGTTGTCGCCATCTATCATTTCCTCTCCACGAAGACGGTGCTCGGCCGTCACATCTATGCGGTGGGCAGCAACCCGGAGGCGGCGCATCTGACAGGGATCAACGTGAAAAAGATTACGTACATCGTGTTCGGCTCCATGGGTATGCTCGCCGCCTTGTCCGGCATCCTGTACACCGCTCGCCTGCAATCGGCGACCACGACGGCAGGTACGCTGTTCGAGCTTGACGCGATTGCGGCCGCTTATGTCGGCGGCGTATCCTCCGCTGGCGGCGTCGGCAAAGTAACAGGCGCCATTATCGGCGCGATCGTCATGGCGTCGCTCACAAGCGGCATGAACCTGCTCGGCGTCGGCATCTCCTATCAGTACATGATTCGCGGCGGCGTTCTGGCCGCAGCGGTCATCTTCGACGTCATGACGCGCAAGAAGCGGGGCTAGTTGGTCCTCCGATAGCCTGCGTGCTTACCATATGAAATCCCCCTGCAACGCCAATCCATGACCGAGGTGGTCATACGGCGGAGCAGGGGGATTTTTTGACCACAATAGAATTTATAGGTTTTCGAGCATTCGAAAACGGAAATTCTATTTGGCGATAAATCCTACATCTAGACGCGGTCGCTCATCTTTGAAAGGCCTCGATAAAGGATTTCTCATCCCAGAATTTATAAAGTTTCGGGGTGAAGCGGGTTTTCGGTTCAGATGCGCAAGACGTAACGGACATAAAACGGACTTAGAGCTCCAATTTGATCTTTCTCAGAATGTAACGGACAAATTGGACGCTTAGCCGTACGAAACGGACGGAATCAACCTCAATCCCTGTCCTAACGTTCGAAAATGTCCGTTACAACTGCGGCTGGCCGCTGGGACGCGTATAAAGGTGTTTTTCGTCCGTTAGAAGCTCTGCCGAGAATGTTATTGCGCAGTGAGAATCTGCGGACCTTCAGAGGTAATGGCAATCGTATGCTCGTATTGTGCCGCGAGCTTGCCATCCCGTGTCCGTGCGGTCCAGCCATCCGCATCGATGGTCATCTGATAGGTGCCTTCCGTAATCATGGGCTCAATTGTAAACACCATACCCTCTTTGATGCGAAGGCCTTTGCCGGGATTGCCGACATGCTCGTAATTGGGATCCTCATGCAGGTCCCGTCCGATACCATGAGCGAGAAGGTCCCGCACGACGCCGAAGCCGTTCGATTCCGCGTGCCGCTGTATCGCGCTAGTGACGTCGCCTAGCCGATTGCCGGGCTGCGCCTGCGCAATGCCGAGCTCCAGGCATTCCTTCGTAATGCGCAGCAACTGATCGACCGTTGGGGAGATGTTCCCCACCGCATAGCTCCAGGCGGAATCCCCGAGCCAGCCGTCAAGCTCCGCCACCGTATCGATTGTTACGATATCGCCTTCCTTAAGCGGCGTATCGCTTGGGAAGCCATGCGCAATCACGTCGTTAATGGAGGCACAGGTCGCATAGGCATAGCCCTTATAGCCTTTCGTGTAGGGCTTGGCGCCGTGCTTCAGGATGATGTCTTCAAAGATCCGTTCAATCTCGTTGGTTGTGATGCCGGGCTGGATGAGCGGCGCAATCGTGCGATGGCATTCGGCCACCACTTGGCAGGCTTTACGGATAGACTCTATTTCATGTTTATTTTTTAAGATCACCATATTTGACTTAGGACTCCTTTGTAGTAGCTTGTGCGGCCAGCCAGGCGATTCGATCGACGTTCAGCTCAGAGGAGCCGCCATAGTAGCTCAGCCCGCAGCAGCCTACTAGAATGGCAAGCATCTGGTCGATGCTGTCGTCATCGTGCTGGATCATCGATTGAAGAGGCGCGTACAGCCGTTCCATGAATCGTCTCTTCGCTAGGGACCGGTCCTTCTCAGGTAAGCCCGCATAGAGCTCCGCCGCCATCTTATAGACGAGATATG
This genomic window contains:
- a CDS encoding sugar ABC transporter permease, with the protein product MNLLNEAKSLVKVNIREYGMYIALFVIMLTFTIMTNGLFMSSRNISNLLDQTGYIAVLAVGMTLVIVIRQIDLSVGFAAGFLGAIAAILLSQAGVPFYLTIPIILVLGIIVGLFNGVLVAKIGIPSFVASLAGMLIFRGALLQVTEKTGTIIVRDEHFNAIGNGFIPSIAVVGGLHLLSLLVGLAAIGLYIYSEIKKRRNKQKYHFEVVSSGIFALQLLFVSGIIGYFTWVLAGYNGFSWTVVIMLAVVAIYHFLSTKTVLGRHIYAVGSNPEAAHLTGINVKKITYIVFGSMGMLAALSGILYTARLQSATTTAGTLFELDAIAAAYVGGVSSAGGVGKVTGAIIGAIVMASLTSGMNLLGVGISYQYMIRGGVLAAAVIFDVMTRKKRG
- the map gene encoding type I methionyl aminopeptidase — translated: MVILKNKHEIESIRKACQVVAECHRTIAPLIQPGITTNEIERIFEDIILKHGAKPYTKGYKGYAYATCASINDVIAHGFPSDTPLKEGDIVTIDTVAELDGWLGDSAWSYAVGNISPTVDQLLRITKECLELGIAQAQPGNRLGDVTSAIQRHAESNGFGVVRDLLAHGIGRDLHEDPNYEHVGNPGKGLRIKEGMVFTIEPMITEGTYQMTIDADGWTARTRDGKLAAQYEHTIAITSEGPQILTAQ